One genomic region from Bacteroidales bacterium WCE2008 encodes:
- a CDS encoding FKBP-type peptidyl-prolyl cis-trans isomerase FkpA, translating to MKLRTFLAASAVLVMVAACGQNNGGSSETKALLPKKAEIDSVSYLMGVNFGSFVKGYNFGEDLNYAEIKRGMVDFIKAKGDQRDSAFVEQFKIDPNEMERVFNNFLAKRREYTMALNKENEAKFLADNLKKNGVQSTDSGLQYTILEAGNDVKPGPKDTVFVNYKGTLPDGTVFDQTPEGAKPVRMQLDRVIKGWTEGLQLIGEGGKIQLVIPSELAYGENGTRGIEPNTPLTFEVTLAEVKPYVEKEEEK from the coding sequence ATGAAATTAAGAACATTTTTAGCTGCTTCAGCTGTCCTTGTGATGGTAGCAGCATGCGGCCAGAACAACGGCGGCTCTTCTGAGACTAAGGCTCTTCTTCCTAAGAAGGCAGAAATCGATTCCGTAAGCTACCTTATGGGTGTCAACTTCGGAAGCTTCGTCAAGGGATACAATTTTGGTGAGGATCTCAACTATGCCGAGATCAAGAGAGGCATGGTCGATTTCATCAAGGCTAAGGGCGACCAGCGTGACTCTGCTTTCGTAGAGCAGTTCAAGATCGATCCTAACGAGATGGAGAGAGTATTCAACAACTTCCTCGCAAAGAGACGTGAGTATACCATGGCTCTCAACAAGGAGAATGAGGCTAAGTTCCTTGCCGACAATCTCAAGAAGAATGGTGTGCAGTCTACCGACAGCGGTCTTCAGTATACTATTCTCGAGGCAGGTAATGATGTCAAGCCGGGTCCTAAGGACACCGTTTTCGTAAACTACAAGGGTACTCTTCCTGACGGAACAGTGTTCGACCAGACTCCGGAAGGCGCCAAGCCGGTAAGAATGCAGCTTGACAGGGTTATCAAAGGTTGGACAGAAGGCCTCCAGCTTATCGGCGAGGGCGGTAAGATCCAGCTCGTAATCCCTTCAGAGCTTGCTTATGGCGAGAACGGTACCCGTGGTATCGAGCCTAATACTCCGCTTACTTTCGAGGTTACTCTCGCTGAGGTAAAGCCTTACGTTGAGAAAGAGGAGGAGAAGTAA
- a CDS encoding ATP-dependent DNA helicase RecQ: protein MLNFKWLFDTTPNDTGYETMDIDSSVLRSRLKEFFGYDNFKSDQEQIIRHLVAGNSAFVLMPTGGGKSLCYQLPALVMPGTAIVISPLIALMKNQVDAIRGFVSGNEGIAHFLNSSLNKAQIAEVRSDLESGITKLLYVAPESLTKEENIAMLKEIKISFYAVDEAHCISEWGHDFRPEYRRIRAIVDEIGKAPIIALTATATPKVQSDILKNLGMPDAKVFKSSFNRPNLYYEVRDKVEPEKEIIRYIKQNPGKSGIIYCLSRKKVEELAQLLTINGIKALPYHAGLDAKTRADNQDAFLMEEVDVIVATIAFGMGIDKPDVRFVIHYDIPKSIEGYYQETGRAGRDGKEGRCIAYYSYKDIQKLEKFMQGKPISEQEIGKQLLMETVAYAESGECRRKLLLNYFGEDYPQDNCGTCDNCVNPKPRFDGRTCIALVIDLIQALPEHFKMEHLANILSGVETAIIKSYQHDKLEFFGAGKDHDVKFWCMVIHQGLIRHLFEKEIESYGLIYVTEAGEKFRKDPYEILLCEDRQFSEGVDDEDDDDAAATAAMKGGGGGGDPVLLSMLKDLRKQTAKRLHLQPWVIFGDPSLDDMCIMYPTNLEELKNCQGVGEGKAKKFGQEFVDLISRYVEENEIMRPDDFVVKSMATKSQDKVYIIQCIDRQMALEDIADAKGMSMDDLMSEIENIVEFGTKLNLDYYINDNLDQEVIDEIYDYFRNEAQSDSVEDAINDLSPDYEELEIRLVRVKFLSEVAN, encoded by the coding sequence GTGCTTAATTTTAAATGGTTGTTTGACACAACCCCTAACGATACGGGATACGAAACTATGGATATTGACAGTTCGGTATTACGCTCCAGATTGAAGGAATTTTTCGGCTACGATAACTTCAAATCCGATCAGGAGCAGATTATCCGGCATCTTGTTGCCGGAAACAGCGCCTTTGTGCTGATGCCGACTGGAGGCGGCAAATCTCTCTGTTACCAGTTGCCGGCCCTGGTGATGCCGGGCACGGCTATAGTCATTTCCCCGCTTATTGCACTGATGAAGAACCAGGTCGATGCAATCCGCGGCTTCGTATCCGGAAACGAAGGCATCGCGCACTTCCTGAACTCATCGCTCAACAAGGCCCAGATAGCGGAAGTCCGCAGCGACCTCGAATCCGGCATCACGAAACTTCTGTATGTCGCCCCGGAATCCCTCACCAAAGAAGAGAATATCGCAATGCTGAAGGAGATAAAGATCTCCTTCTACGCCGTCGACGAAGCGCACTGTATCTCCGAATGGGGTCATGATTTCAGACCTGAATACAGAAGGATCAGAGCCATCGTGGACGAGATCGGCAAAGCCCCGATAATCGCCCTGACAGCCACCGCCACCCCGAAAGTCCAGAGCGACATCCTGAAGAATCTGGGCATGCCTGACGCGAAAGTCTTCAAGTCCTCCTTCAATCGCCCGAATCTCTACTACGAAGTACGTGACAAGGTCGAGCCGGAGAAGGAAATAATCAGATACATAAAGCAGAACCCGGGAAAGTCCGGAATAATCTACTGCCTCAGCAGGAAGAAAGTCGAGGAACTCGCCCAGCTGCTGACGATCAACGGCATCAAGGCCCTCCCGTACCATGCCGGACTCGACGCCAAGACAAGAGCCGACAACCAGGACGCCTTCCTGATGGAAGAAGTCGATGTGATCGTCGCCACGATCGCCTTCGGAATGGGCATAGACAAGCCTGATGTCAGGTTCGTCATCCATTACGACATCCCGAAGAGCATAGAAGGCTACTACCAGGAGACCGGACGTGCAGGGCGAGACGGCAAGGAAGGCCGGTGCATCGCCTACTACAGTTACAAGGACATCCAGAAACTGGAGAAATTCATGCAGGGCAAACCGATATCCGAGCAGGAAATCGGCAAGCAGCTGCTTATGGAGACGGTAGCTTACGCCGAATCCGGAGAGTGCCGCAGAAAGCTGCTGCTCAACTACTTCGGCGAGGACTACCCGCAGGACAACTGCGGAACATGCGACAACTGCGTCAATCCGAAACCGAGATTCGACGGAAGGACCTGCATCGCCCTTGTGATCGACCTTATCCAGGCCCTGCCGGAGCACTTCAAGATGGAGCATCTGGCCAACATTCTCTCGGGAGTCGAGACGGCCATAATCAAGTCTTACCAGCACGACAAGCTGGAGTTCTTCGGCGCGGGCAAAGACCATGACGTCAAGTTCTGGTGCATGGTCATCCATCAGGGACTGATCCGGCATCTGTTCGAGAAAGAGATTGAAAGCTACGGACTTATATATGTAACCGAAGCCGGAGAGAAATTCCGGAAAGACCCTTATGAGATTCTGCTCTGCGAAGACAGGCAGTTCTCCGAAGGCGTCGATGACGAAGACGATGACGACGCTGCAGCTACCGCGGCAATGAAAGGCGGCGGAGGAGGCGGCGACCCTGTCCTGCTGTCCATGCTGAAAGACCTCAGGAAACAGACTGCCAAGAGGCTCCATCTGCAGCCGTGGGTGATTTTCGGAGACCCGTCCCTCGATGACATGTGCATAATGTATCCGACCAACCTCGAAGAGTTGAAGAACTGCCAGGGCGTCGGAGAAGGAAAGGCCAAGAAGTTCGGCCAGGAGTTCGTGGACCTGATCAGCCGGTATGTAGAGGAGAACGAAATAATGAGACCGGACGATTTCGTGGTCAAGTCGATGGCGACGAAGTCCCAGGACAAGGTCTATATAATCCAGTGCATCGACAGGCAGATGGCCCTCGAAGATATCGCCGATGCCAAAGGAATGAGCATGGACGACCTGATGAGCGAGATCGAGAATATAGTCGAGTTCGGAACGAAGCTCAATCTGGATTACTACATCAATGATAATCTGGACCAGGAGGTGATCGACGAGATCTACGATTATTTCAGGAATGAGGCCCAGTCAGACTCCGTCGAAGATGCCATCAACGACCTGAGCCCGGATTATGAAGAACTTGAAATCCGTCTTGTCAGAGTGAAATTCCTGTCGGAAGTGGCGAACTAA
- a CDS encoding tRNA dimethylallyltransferase: MGRKLIIVVGPTAVGKTGWSIDLALRVGSPVISCDSRQIYKEMTIGTAVPDASQLAAVKHYFIQDHTVAKMYTAGMYELEAIDLIEKLFAEGHETLVMAGGSMFYVDAVCNGLDDMPPADDDLRQELTRRVREEGVDSLRMDLKRLDPVAYESIDIANPQRVLRAVEVCLLSGRPFSSFKLAAPKKRSFEIEKIGLCRPRDVLYDRINQRVDKMMEDGLVDEVRSLAEYRDTTALRTVGYSEIFSYLDGKCSLEQAVADIKTNTRHYAKRQMTWWKRDKDIRWIEL; encoded by the coding sequence GTGGGCCGTAAGCTCATAATCGTCGTCGGACCGACAGCGGTCGGAAAGACAGGATGGAGCATTGACCTTGCGCTGAGAGTCGGTTCTCCCGTAATCTCGTGCGACTCAAGACAGATATATAAGGAAATGACCATAGGGACGGCAGTCCCGGATGCTTCGCAGCTTGCCGCTGTGAAGCATTATTTTATCCAGGACCATACGGTCGCCAAGATGTACACCGCCGGGATGTATGAGCTGGAGGCCATCGACCTGATAGAGAAACTCTTCGCCGAAGGACATGAGACTCTGGTCATGGCCGGAGGCTCGATGTTCTATGTCGATGCTGTCTGCAACGGTCTGGATGACATGCCGCCGGCAGATGACGATCTCCGGCAGGAACTCACCAGGCGGGTCCGCGAAGAGGGAGTCGATTCCCTGCGCATGGACCTTAAGAGGCTCGATCCGGTCGCATATGAATCCATAGACATAGCCAATCCGCAGCGTGTGCTGAGGGCCGTCGAGGTCTGCCTCCTCTCCGGCAGGCCGTTCTCGTCTTTCAAGCTGGCCGCCCCGAAGAAGAGAAGCTTCGAGATTGAGAAAATAGGTCTCTGCAGGCCTCGGGACGTACTTTATGACCGTATAAACCAGCGGGTCGACAAGATGATGGAAGACGGCCTTGTCGATGAAGTCCGTTCTCTGGCGGAGTACCGCGACACTACGGCGCTGAGGACCGTGGGTTATTCGGAGATATTCAGCTATCTCGACGGGAAATGCAGCCTGGAGCAGGCTGTGGCCGATATCAAGACCAACACAAGGCACTACGCCAAACGTCAGATGACGTGGTGGAAAAGGGATAAGGATATACGCTGGATAGAACTTTAG
- a CDS encoding pRiA4b ORF-3-like protein: MVYRYRVSLAGLKGFARVYELKSSMTLYDFHLRLRDDLDFAHDQLIQFKALDNAGGLVARYGLFNLGAGAVDEVSLADTVEKGVASFIYFYDVTNRKSVIVTFEGESEEVEGVEYPRLVETKGPNPIDFENGYVAYEDLPDDQKHIHVSSGWGKDKGNIDLDDDLDDEDFDDDEDLDDEDEDGEDEDGKEIYDENE; encoded by the coding sequence ATGGTATATAGGTATAGAGTATCACTCGCCGGACTTAAAGGTTTCGCCCGTGTTTACGAGCTGAAATCTTCAATGACTTTGTATGATTTCCATCTCCGTCTCCGCGACGACCTGGACTTCGCGCACGATCAGCTTATCCAGTTCAAGGCGCTTGACAATGCAGGCGGACTTGTGGCCAGATATGGCCTCTTCAACCTCGGCGCAGGTGCCGTGGACGAGGTAAGTCTCGCCGACACCGTCGAGAAAGGCGTTGCTTCGTTCATCTATTTCTATGACGTGACCAACAGAAAGAGCGTTATCGTCACTTTCGAAGGCGAGTCCGAAGAGGTCGAGGGCGTAGAATACCCTAGACTCGTAGAGACCAAGGGACCTAACCCTATCGACTTCGAGAATGGCTATGTGGCCTACGAAGACCTTCCTGACGACCAGAAGCATATCCATGTTTCTTCCGGCTGGGGCAAGGACAAAGGAAATATCGATCTCGATGACGACCTCGATGACGAGGACTTCGATGACGACGAAGATCTCGACGATGAGGATGAGGATGGAGAAGACGAGGACGGAAAGGAGATCTACGACGAGAACGAATAG
- a CDS encoding aspartate carbamoyltransferase, which produces MSKNLISIQDFSKEEILHVLDVAKEFEKNRSQDFLSGKVVACLFFEPSTRTRLSFEAAINRLGARVIGFPDARNTSQSKGETLEDTIRIVSNYADMIVMRHPMEGAAAVAASVSPVPIVNAGDGANQHPTQTLLDMYTILQTQGRLDGLDINMVGDLKYGRTVHSLTQAMSHFNPHFTFTAPDELRMPKKYLEKLSEQNIDYVETESLEEHLNDCDILYMTRVQQERFPSKEDYDKVKDVYELTASMLGGVRKNMKILHPLPRITEIATDVDDTPYAYYFQQAQNGMFVRMAVISYLLGYR; this is translated from the coding sequence ATGTCAAAGAATCTGATTTCAATTCAGGATTTTTCTAAAGAAGAGATTCTTCACGTACTCGACGTCGCAAAAGAGTTCGAGAAGAACAGAAGCCAGGATTTCCTCTCGGGCAAGGTCGTCGCCTGTCTCTTTTTCGAGCCGTCGACAAGGACCCGACTCTCCTTCGAAGCGGCAATCAACCGTCTGGGCGCAAGAGTAATCGGCTTCCCTGACGCCAGAAACACCAGCCAGAGCAAAGGAGAAACTCTTGAAGACACAATCAGAATAGTCTCGAACTACGCAGACATGATCGTAATGAGGCACCCGATGGAAGGGGCCGCCGCAGTGGCCGCAAGCGTCTCGCCGGTTCCGATCGTCAACGCCGGAGACGGAGCCAACCAGCATCCGACCCAGACTCTCCTCGACATGTACACCATACTCCAGACCCAGGGAAGACTCGACGGACTGGACATCAACATGGTGGGAGACCTCAAATACGGCAGGACCGTGCATTCTCTGACTCAGGCGATGTCGCATTTCAACCCGCATTTCACATTTACGGCTCCTGACGAGCTCCGCATGCCTAAGAAGTATCTGGAGAAGCTCTCGGAGCAGAATATAGACTACGTAGAAACCGAATCTCTCGAGGAGCACCTTAACGACTGCGACATACTCTACATGACCAGAGTCCAGCAGGAGAGGTTCCCTTCCAAGGAGGACTACGACAAAGTAAAGGATGTTTACGAGCTTACGGCCTCCATGCTCGGAGGCGTCCGCAAGAACATGAAGATACTGCACCCGCTGCCAAGGATCACCGAAATCGCAACCGATGTCGATGATACTCCGTATGCATACTACTTCCAGCAGGCCCAGAACGGAATGTTCGTGAGGATGGCCGTAATCTCCTATCTTTTGGGATACCGTTAA
- a CDS encoding phosphoserine aminotransferase apoenzyme — translation MGKVHVFNAGPCILPEQVIDNTIKALKDFKETGMSVLSISHRAKEWEETMNECRALWKELLHIPDTHEVVFLGGGASLQFLYVAMNFLEKKAAYLDTGVWAHKALQQAQGIGEAYAIACSKDKNYTYIPKGFEIPKDIDYLHITTNNTIYGTEIREDIDCPVPLIADMSSDIMTRPVDVSKYSLIYGGAQKNVGPAGVIFAIIRKDALGKVSRFIPTMLDYRTHIDKESMFNTPPVFAIYVMTETLKWLKGIGGVEAIQKINQKKAALLYDEIDRNSMFVGTAVKEDRSLMNVCFVMAPGKEDLQDEFMAFAKAHGMIGIKGHRSVGGFRASLYNACTIEDVQALVDCMKEFEQLHK, via the coding sequence ATGGGAAAGGTTCATGTTTTCAACGCCGGGCCATGCATTCTGCCCGAGCAGGTTATTGACAACACAATCAAAGCGCTTAAGGATTTCAAGGAAACCGGAATGTCCGTCCTTTCAATATCCCACCGCGCCAAAGAGTGGGAAGAGACGATGAACGAGTGCCGCGCACTCTGGAAGGAGCTTCTCCATATTCCTGATACCCACGAGGTAGTATTCCTCGGCGGCGGAGCAAGCCTCCAGTTCCTTTATGTGGCTATGAACTTCCTCGAGAAGAAAGCCGCATATCTCGATACCGGTGTATGGGCACACAAGGCTCTCCAGCAGGCCCAGGGCATCGGAGAGGCATACGCCATCGCTTGCTCGAAAGACAAGAACTACACCTACATCCCTAAGGGCTTCGAAATCCCTAAGGACATCGACTATCTGCATATCACCACCAACAATACGATCTACGGCACCGAGATCAGGGAGGACATCGACTGCCCTGTTCCGCTCATCGCCGACATGTCATCTGACATCATGACAAGACCTGTGGACGTCAGCAAGTACTCCCTCATCTATGGTGGCGCGCAGAAGAACGTGGGCCCTGCCGGAGTCATCTTCGCAATCATCCGCAAGGACGCCCTCGGAAAGGTAAGCCGCTTCATCCCTACCATGCTTGACTACCGCACCCATATCGACAAGGAGTCAATGTTCAACACTCCTCCGGTATTCGCTATCTACGTAATGACCGAGACCCTCAAGTGGCTCAAGGGCATCGGCGGAGTCGAGGCTATCCAGAAGATCAACCAGAAGAAGGCAGCCCTTCTCTACGACGAGATCGACCGTAACTCCATGTTCGTCGGCACAGCCGTCAAGGAAGACCGCTCGCTCATGAACGTCTGCTTCGTGATGGCCCCTGGCAAGGAAGACCTCCAGGACGAGTTCATGGCTTTCGCCAAGGCTCACGGCATGATCGGCATCAAGGGCCACCGCAGCGTAGGCGGCTTCCGCGCCTCCCTCTATAACGCCTGCACAATCGAGGACGTACAGGCTCTCGTAGATTGCATGAAAGAATTCGAACAGCTCCATAAATAA
- a CDS encoding D-3-phosphoglycerate dehydrogenase, with product MKVLVATQKPFSAAAVKGIKEIIEAAGYEFSALEKYPEQADLVKAVADVDALIIRSDKVTAEVLEAAKNLKIVVRAGAGFDNVDLAAATAHNVVVMNTPGQNANAVAELAIAMMIYMSRTQFTPATGCEIMGKKLGVQAFGNVGRLVGKKAEALGMEVMAIDPFIPADKIRELGAEPADSLEHLYGSCDFVSIHIPATPETIGSINYDLITKMPKGACLVNTARKEVIDEAGLLKALEDRQDLKYVTDVAPDNYETLREKFGLRVFATPKKMGAQTAEANLNAGLAAARQIVDFFKTGNTRFQVNK from the coding sequence ATGAAAGTACTGGTTGCAACACAGAAACCTTTCTCAGCAGCAGCTGTAAAAGGCATAAAAGAAATAATCGAGGCCGCCGGCTATGAGTTCAGCGCTCTCGAGAAGTATCCTGAGCAGGCAGACCTCGTAAAGGCAGTTGCCGATGTAGATGCTCTCATCATCCGCTCTGACAAAGTCACTGCAGAAGTACTCGAGGCAGCAAAGAACCTCAAGATCGTGGTTCGCGCCGGAGCTGGCTTTGACAACGTGGACCTCGCCGCAGCGACCGCCCACAATGTCGTTGTCATGAATACTCCTGGCCAGAATGCGAATGCCGTCGCTGAACTCGCCATCGCAATGATGATCTACATGAGCAGGACCCAGTTCACTCCGGCCACAGGCTGCGAGATCATGGGCAAGAAACTCGGAGTGCAGGCCTTCGGAAACGTCGGCCGTCTCGTAGGCAAGAAAGCCGAGGCTCTCGGTATGGAGGTTATGGCCATCGACCCTTTCATCCCTGCCGACAAGATCCGCGAGCTCGGAGCTGAACCTGCAGACAGCCTGGAGCATCTCTACGGCTCATGCGACTTCGTTTCGATCCATATCCCTGCCACCCCTGAGACCATCGGCTCGATCAACTATGACCTCATCACCAAGATGCCTAAGGGCGCATGTCTCGTGAACACCGCCCGCAAGGAAGTTATCGATGAGGCCGGACTGCTCAAGGCTCTCGAGGACCGTCAGGACCTGAAATACGTCACCGACGTCGCTCCGGACAATTATGAGACTCTCCGCGAGAAATTCGGACTGAGAGTTTTCGCCACCCCTAAGAAGATGGGAGCGCAGACCGCCGAGGCCAACCTCAACGCCGGCCTTGCAGCTGCACGCCAGATCGTTGATTTCTTCAAGACAGGCAACACCCGCTTCCAGGTAAACAAGTAA
- a CDS encoding Uncharacterized conserved protein, DUF1015 family, with protein sequence MVRVKPFAAIRPPKSIVTEVAAPPYDVLNSAEAKAMAGEKSLLHITKPEIDFEPIAGEHEQRTYDKAVANFKEWKKKGWLVQDSKPCYYVYSQTMGKRTQYGLVLCAHTDDYAEGKIKKHELTRKDKEDDRMIHVRIQNANIEPVFFAYKDNAELNSIVSSVITAAPEYSFIDENDFGHSFWPVTDDAVIARITEIFTNDVDAFYVADGHHRTAAAARVGAEKKAQNPAHTGEEEYNWFMAVCFPESHLKIIDYNRVVKDLNGMSEEQLLKALEADFEVRLESEKEPYAPSGLHNFSMYLGKKWYSLQAKPGRYDDNDPIGVLDVTILSNLVLDKLLGIKDLRTDKRIDFVGGIRGLGELSRRVDSGEMKVAFALYPVSMEQLINIADTGNIMPPKTTWFEPKLRSGLAIHSLD encoded by the coding sequence ATGGTAAGAGTAAAACCGTTCGCGGCTATCCGCCCTCCGAAATCCATCGTGACCGAAGTCGCAGCACCGCCTTATGACGTGCTGAACTCCGCCGAGGCCAAGGCTATGGCAGGAGAGAAATCCCTCCTCCATATCACAAAGCCGGAGATCGATTTCGAGCCTATCGCCGGGGAACATGAGCAGAGGACATACGACAAGGCAGTCGCCAACTTCAAGGAATGGAAGAAGAAAGGCTGGCTTGTCCAGGACAGCAAGCCTTGCTACTACGTATATTCCCAGACCATGGGCAAGCGCACGCAGTACGGTCTCGTGCTCTGCGCCCATACCGACGACTACGCCGAGGGCAAGATCAAGAAGCACGAGCTTACCCGCAAGGACAAGGAAGACGACAGGATGATCCATGTGCGCATCCAGAACGCCAACATAGAGCCGGTGTTCTTTGCGTACAAGGACAACGCCGAACTCAACTCCATCGTATCTTCGGTCATCACAGCGGCTCCTGAATACAGTTTCATCGACGAGAACGACTTCGGCCATTCGTTCTGGCCTGTCACCGATGACGCCGTGATCGCCCGCATCACCGAGATCTTTACCAATGACGTGGATGCATTCTACGTGGCCGACGGCCACCACAGGACTGCAGCCGCAGCCCGCGTGGGAGCCGAGAAGAAGGCGCAGAATCCTGCCCATACAGGAGAAGAGGAATACAACTGGTTCATGGCCGTATGCTTCCCTGAGAGCCATCTCAAGATCATCGACTACAACCGCGTGGTGAAAGACCTCAACGGAATGAGCGAGGAACAGCTTCTCAAAGCTCTCGAAGCTGACTTCGAGGTCAGGCTCGAAAGCGAGAAGGAGCCTTATGCCCCGTCCGGCCTGCACAACTTCAGCATGTATCTCGGAAAGAAATGGTACAGCCTCCAGGCCAAGCCGGGACGCTACGACGACAATGATCCTATCGGAGTCCTCGACGTGACCATACTCTCCAACCTCGTGCTTGACAAGCTTCTCGGAATCAAGGACCTCCGTACCGACAAGAGAATTGACTTCGTCGGAGGCATCCGCGGTCTCGGAGAGCTCAGCCGCAGGGTTGACAGCGGCGAGATGAAGGTCGCTTTCGCCCTTTATCCGGTATCGATGGAGCAGCTGATCAACATTGCCGACACCGGCAATATCATGCCTCCGAAGACTACCTGGTTCGAGCCGAAGCTCCGCTCAGGTCTTGCCATCCATTCACTGGATTAA